A genomic stretch from Acetobacter ascendens includes:
- a CDS encoding IS5 family transposase (programmed frameshift), with product MRRYSLRDDQWERIKDLLPGREGYVGGTAVNNRLFVEAVLYRYRAGIPWRDLPARFGDWKNVHRRLRRWCESGVIERIFRYLAADYDNEYMMIDSTIVRAHQHSAGALKKGARNQAIGRSRGGLTTKIHAICDALGNPVELGITPGQDADITQAEPLLENIEPDAFLADKAYDADRLIDRLIQRGITPVIPPKRNRTTRRKTDFSLYRERNLVERFFNKLKQFRAIATRYDKLKSTFLAAVQFASIIILLN from the exons ATGCGGCGCTATAGTTTACGCGATGACCAGTGGGAGCGGATAAAGGATCTTCTTCCTGGTCGAGAAGGCTATGTCGGCGGCACTGCGGTGAACAACCGTCTGTTCGTGGAGGCGGTGCTGTATCGCTATCGCGCGGGTATTCCATGGCGCGACCTTCCTGCCCGTTTCGGTGACTGGAAAAACGTGCACCGGCGTCTGCGCCGCTGGTGTGAAAGCGGCGTCATCGAACGGATATTTCGTTATCTGGCCGCTGATTACGACAACGAATACATGATGATCGACAGCACAATTGTCCGAGCGCATCAGCATAGTGCCGGAGCTCTCAAAAAAGGGGCACGGA ATCAGGCCATCGGACGATCACGAGGCGGGCTAACTACAAAGATCCATGCCATCTGCGACGCTCTGGGCAATCCAGTGGAACTCGGCATCACACCGGGACAGGATGCCGATATCACCCAGGCAGAACCACTTCTGGAAAACATCGAACCGGATGCTTTCCTTGCTGACAAGGCGTATGACGCGGACAGGTTGATCGATCGGCTGATACAGCGCGGGATTACCCCGGTCATCCCGCCAAAACGCAACAGAACGACACGACGGAAAACCGATTTTTCTCTCTACCGCGAACGGAACCTTGTTGAGAGGTTCTTCAATAAACTCAAGCAGTTTCGCGCTATCGCAACCCGCTACGATAAACTGAAATCGACCTTCCTCGCAGCCGTGCAGTTCGCCTCAATCATCATCCTGCTTAACTGA
- a CDS encoding MIP/aquaporin family protein, with product MRKVMEKTGKALLGEMIAECLAVMIIVTIGDSVAAMFSLYDPSPYKQAYWGVAITWGLAVTLAIYVTGSVSGTHANPAVTLALACYRGFSWKKVVPYWVAQVGGGFLGASLVYALYGSVIQHYALANHLDWVNDGAASGVFFTHPGDFVTPIHAMMNEVILTAILVLGIFAITCEYNTVAPQANSGALIIGLLVAVLGASSGFLEGWALNPARDLGPRIFCFVAGWGRAAFPSPGNYWWMPIAGPMAGGLVGATLYQTLLCPFMPARARVTTTAAD from the coding sequence ATGAGGAAGGTCATGGAAAAAACAGGAAAAGCCCTGCTTGGGGAAATGATAGCCGAATGTCTGGCTGTTATGATTATAGTGACTATTGGGGATTCAGTGGCAGCAATGTTCTCGCTGTATGATCCCAGCCCCTACAAGCAGGCTTACTGGGGTGTTGCCATTACATGGGGGCTAGCCGTTACGCTGGCCATCTATGTCACTGGTTCTGTATCGGGCACGCATGCCAACCCAGCCGTTACGCTGGCTTTGGCATGCTACCGTGGTTTTTCTTGGAAAAAAGTTGTGCCTTACTGGGTGGCGCAAGTTGGTGGCGGCTTTTTAGGTGCCTCGCTTGTGTATGCCCTGTACGGCTCTGTTATCCAGCATTATGCGCTCGCCAATCATCTGGATTGGGTGAATGATGGCGCAGCTTCTGGCGTTTTCTTTACCCATCCCGGTGATTTTGTAACCCCAATTCATGCCATGATGAATGAGGTTATTCTGACCGCCATTTTGGTGCTGGGTATTTTTGCTATTACCTGTGAATACAATACCGTGGCCCCACAGGCTAATTCTGGTGCGCTAATTATTGGCTTGCTGGTGGCCGTTCTGGGCGCATCTTCCGGCTTTCTGGAAGGCTGGGCCCTTAACCCTGCGCGAGATCTTGGGCCGCGCATTTTCTGTTTTGTTGCAGGATGGGGACGTGCTGCGTTTCCTTCCCCCGGCAATTATTGGTGGATGCCTATTGCTGGCCCCATGGCGGGCGGTTTAGTGGGTGCCACACTTTACCAGACACTTCTCTGCCCATTTATGCCCGCAAGGGCCCGGGTGACCACGACGGCGGCAGACTGA
- the glpD gene encoding glycerol-3-phosphate dehydrogenase, whose product MTTPTASPARIYDLLIVGGGVNGAGIARDAVGRGASVLLVEQDDLASYTSSSSTKLIHGGLRYLEYYEFRLVREALMERERLLKMAPHIMWPLRFVLPHSKLVRPAWMLKAGLFLYDHLASNMTLPKSRGIDFRTHSSGAALKPEYTKGFVYSDGWVQDSRLVVLNAMDAAERGADVRTRTRLIAASRANGVWEATLEDRSTGKTTTVRAKALVNAAGPWVARLLADTLKIPNSKSVRLVKGSHIIVPRVYEGPQAYIFQNPDKRIVFAIPYEQKFTLIGTTDIPWKQEPGKVEIAPDEVTYLCESVNRYLNVQVKESDVVWSYAGLRPLYDDASANASAVTRDYVLDLDTQDGAPLLSIFGGKITTYRKLAEHALEKLAPVLPAVGGQSWTAQEVLPGGDLGDGGFDQALARLRRTAPWLPEGLAWRLMRNYGSRTYEIIGEANSMQDMGDVLGGDLTSREVDYLISREWARSAEDVLWRRSKLGLHLNDAEKANVEAYVGKKLA is encoded by the coding sequence ATGACCACACCTACTGCATCTCCCGCCCGCATTTATGATCTGCTCATTGTTGGAGGAGGGGTAAACGGCGCAGGCATCGCACGAGATGCTGTTGGCCGTGGTGCCTCTGTTCTGCTGGTGGAACAGGATGACCTTGCCAGCTATACATCATCTTCCAGCACAAAGCTGATTCACGGCGGCCTACGTTACCTGGAATATTACGAATTCCGCTTGGTGCGCGAAGCCCTGATGGAACGCGAACGCCTGCTGAAGATGGCTCCGCACATCATGTGGCCGCTCCGGTTCGTGCTGCCGCATTCCAAGCTGGTGCGCCCGGCATGGATGCTCAAGGCTGGTCTGTTCCTTTACGATCACCTTGCTTCCAACATGACACTGCCCAAGTCTCGCGGCATTGATTTCCGCACGCATTCATCTGGTGCGGCTCTAAAGCCGGAATACACCAAAGGCTTTGTGTATTCCGATGGTTGGGTGCAGGACAGCCGGCTTGTGGTGCTGAACGCCATGGATGCCGCAGAGCGCGGTGCAGATGTGCGCACACGCACACGCCTGATTGCCGCCAGCCGTGCCAACGGCGTGTGGGAAGCCACACTGGAAGACCGCTCAACCGGTAAAACCACAACTGTGCGCGCCAAGGCGCTGGTCAACGCTGCTGGCCCATGGGTTGCGCGCCTGCTGGCCGATACGCTGAAGATCCCGAATTCCAAATCTGTTCGGTTGGTCAAGGGCAGCCACATTATTGTGCCACGCGTGTATGAAGGCCCACAGGCTTACATCTTCCAGAACCCGGATAAGCGTATTGTGTTCGCTATTCCGTATGAACAGAAGTTCACGCTGATCGGCACCACCGATATTCCGTGGAAGCAGGAACCGGGCAAAGTGGAAATCGCGCCCGATGAAGTGACTTACCTGTGTGAAAGCGTAAACCGCTATCTGAACGTGCAGGTGAAAGAAAGCGATGTGGTATGGAGCTACGCTGGCCTGCGCCCGCTGTATGATGATGCCTCTGCCAACGCCTCTGCGGTAACGCGTGATTACGTTCTGGATCTGGATACGCAGGATGGTGCACCGCTGCTTTCCATCTTTGGCGGCAAGATCACCACATACCGCAAGCTTGCCGAACACGCGCTGGAGAAACTGGCACCTGTTCTGCCCGCAGTAGGTGGCCAGAGCTGGACTGCACAAGAAGTTTTGCCCGGTGGTGACTTAGGTGATGGCGGGTTTGATCAGGCTCTGGCACGCCTGCGCCGCACGGCACCGTGGTTGCCAGAAGGTCTTGCATGGCGCCTGATGCGCAATTATGGCAGCCGGACCTACGAAATTATTGGCGAGGCCAATAGCATGCAGGATATGGGCGATGTGCTGGGCGGTGACTTGACATCGCGTGAAGTAGATTATCTGATTTCTCGCGAATGGGCGCGCTCAGCAGAAGATGTTCTGTGGCGCCGCAGCAAGCTGGGTCTGCATCTGAACGATGCAGAAAAAGCCAATGTTGAAGCATATGTCGGGAAGAAACTTGCCTGA
- the thiL gene encoding thiamine-phosphate kinase has protein sequence MIQNKPSSQTDLPQEFAFIRQHFSALAGAAALELRDDAAVFTPPEGRELVIAADGMVENVHFLPDDPPETIGRKLLRCNLSDLAAMGSRPEGWLLTFARPPHITEQWVAQFCKGLKADQEQFGLQLLGGDTTSTRGPLVLSLTILGSVLPGQAIRRQGAQAGDGLWVTGTIGDGALGLRALQGEISDPSGYLAQRYRLPQPRIGLPLYGLASAAMDISDGLLQDAGHLARENTLHVTIHADTVPLSDAARQAGLKWLETCLTGGDDYEILFVVPAQHESALLKKGALDTVCGPVKVTRIGEFTRESTGVTVLDSAGKNLQFRSHGWSHL, from the coding sequence ATGATACAGAACAAACCCAGCAGCCAGACTGATCTGCCGCAGGAATTTGCGTTTATCCGGCAGCACTTTTCTGCTCTGGCTGGTGCTGCTGCCCTTGAATTAAGGGATGATGCCGCTGTTTTTACGCCGCCAGAAGGGCGGGAGTTAGTGATTGCAGCGGATGGCATGGTGGAAAATGTTCACTTTCTGCCAGATGATCCACCAGAAACCATTGGCCGCAAGCTGCTACGCTGCAATTTATCTGATCTGGCTGCCATGGGCAGCCGCCCGGAAGGTTGGCTGCTTACGTTTGCACGACCGCCTCATATTACCGAACAGTGGGTAGCGCAGTTCTGCAAGGGGCTGAAAGCGGATCAGGAGCAATTTGGGCTTCAGCTACTAGGGGGTGATACCACGTCCACCCGTGGCCCACTGGTGTTATCCCTAACCATTCTGGGCTCTGTGTTACCGGGGCAAGCCATCCGCCGACAAGGCGCGCAGGCAGGCGATGGTTTATGGGTTACTGGCACCATTGGTGATGGCGCCTTAGGCTTACGTGCCCTTCAGGGTGAAATATCTGATCCATCCGGATATCTGGCACAGCGTTACCGTCTGCCGCAGCCCCGTATTGGTTTGCCCTTATATGGCCTAGCCTCTGCCGCCATGGATATTTCAGACGGTTTGCTACAGGATGCAGGGCATCTTGCGCGTGAAAACACACTGCATGTGACAATCCACGCAGATACAGTGCCTCTATCAGACGCAGCCCGCCAAGCCGGCCTAAAATGGCTGGAAACCTGCCTGACTGGCGGTGATGATTATGAGATCTTATTTGTCGTCCCTGCTCAGCACGAATCTGCGCTGCTAAAAAAAGGCGCGTTAGATACTGTCTGTGGTCCCGTAAAAGTAACCCGTATAGGGGAATTTACGCGGGAATCTACAGGCGTAACGGTTCTGGATAGCGCAGGCAAAAACCTGCAATTCCGTTCCCACGGGTGGAGCCACCTTTAG
- the nusB gene encoding transcription antitermination factor NusB: MTELQDEPRLKGAQRPRTAARVAAVQALFQIDQNGDRPENVIEQFLVHRFGTTLDGASYEDGCIPEADTQLFSHIVRLVTSIRTQVTQEVEKTLPETWPIARLDPVLRALLLAAAAEATEGDAPAPVLINEYMDVAHAFFSGDEPRLVNGVLDTLFKRLAAERDHDTEQTQQPD; the protein is encoded by the coding sequence ATGACAGAACTACAGGATGAACCCCGTTTGAAAGGGGCGCAACGGCCCCGCACGGCAGCACGCGTTGCCGCTGTGCAGGCCCTGTTCCAGATTGACCAGAATGGAGACCGCCCAGAAAACGTTATTGAGCAGTTTCTGGTCCATCGGTTTGGCACAACGCTGGATGGTGCAAGCTATGAAGATGGTTGCATTCCAGAAGCCGATACGCAGCTTTTCAGCCATATTGTACGGCTAGTAACCTCCATTCGCACGCAGGTTACGCAGGAAGTTGAAAAAACGCTTCCAGAAACATGGCCTATTGCACGGCTGGACCCCGTATTGCGCGCATTGCTTTTAGCTGCCGCAGCAGAAGCAACAGAGGGCGATGCGCCTGCTCCCGTGCTGATCAATGAATACATGGACGTGGCCCATGCGTTCTTCTCTGGTGACGAACCGCGCCTTGTGAACGGCGTTCTGGATACGCTTTTCAAACGTCTGGCGGCTGAACGAGACCATGATACAGAACAAACCCAGCAGCCAGACTGA
- a CDS encoding protein-L-isoaspartate O-methyltransferase family protein: MTFQAAIQQDSYPMPYPKDKDMEIARNLMVDDQLRPSEITNLSLLSVMRELPRECCVMPDQQSAAYADMTLPLGQGRVLPQPLLTARLVQAVMPVEKARVLVVGAATGYTAALFSALGANVTALESNTRLAEQGQHFCLQEALNVSWVIAPLSEGAASTAPYDVIYFNGAILRFPAFCAAQLGTSGTMAGVMAAPNRLAEAFVAMREPGSASSFIVTNLFETQLPLLPDLSTPVTFEFYGVSSVKP; the protein is encoded by the coding sequence GTGACATTTCAAGCCGCAATACAGCAGGATTCCTACCCAATGCCGTATCCAAAAGATAAAGATATGGAAATAGCACGTAACCTAATGGTGGACGATCAACTTCGCCCTTCAGAAATTACAAACCTCTCATTATTGTCGGTTATGCGGGAATTGCCCCGCGAATGTTGCGTTATGCCTGACCAGCAATCCGCTGCTTACGCAGATATGACACTTCCTTTGGGGCAGGGGCGTGTATTGCCGCAACCTCTGCTTACAGCGCGCCTTGTGCAGGCCGTTATGCCCGTAGAAAAGGCGCGAGTTCTTGTTGTGGGGGCCGCCACCGGATACACGGCAGCACTTTTTTCTGCTCTTGGCGCCAATGTGACTGCGCTTGAATCAAACACACGCCTGGCTGAACAAGGGCAACACTTTTGCCTGCAAGAAGCTCTTAACGTTTCATGGGTAATCGCACCCCTTAGCGAAGGGGCTGCAAGCACTGCACCTTATGATGTCATTTATTTTAATGGCGCCATTCTGCGTTTTCCCGCTTTTTGTGCCGCTCAACTGGGTACATCCGGTACCATGGCAGGGGTAATGGCTGCCCCCAACAGATTAGCCGAAGCTTTTGTGGCCATGAGAGAGCCAGGAAGTGCGTCCAGTTTCATTGTCACGAACCTTTTTGAAACACAGCTACCTCTACTGCCAGATCTTTCCACTCCCGTTACTTTTGAATTCTACGGCGTGTCGTCAGTTAAGCCCTGA
- a CDS encoding SDR family NAD(P)-dependent oxidoreductase: MKVVANGKHTARSVLLTGATGGIGMELAKRYARPGRTLILWGRNPERLTEIATTCCARGSAVFTRQIDLCDGEAALAAFEADYADHKPDLVILGAGLSDIQPLDSMTEDPQKVLQLAQVNYATPVALATAAAQNMISNGGGHIALIGSVAGFYELPCSPAYSSSKCGLDFFARAAGLAWGDKGVSLTLIVPGFIDTPMSRRLEGPRPFLVSAKSAARRIIRTIAKRKKVYIFPWPFRVLRVLERLLPQCLRERILRSLIVGQKERQ; the protein is encoded by the coding sequence GTGAAAGTTGTTGCGAACGGAAAACACACCGCACGCTCTGTTCTGCTTACTGGGGCCACCGGCGGAATTGGAATGGAACTGGCCAAACGCTACGCACGGCCGGGCCGAACCCTGATATTATGGGGTAGAAACCCTGAACGTCTGACAGAAATTGCCACTACGTGTTGCGCACGTGGCTCTGCTGTTTTTACCCGCCAGATTGATCTGTGTGATGGTGAAGCCGCTCTGGCGGCGTTTGAGGCCGATTATGCTGACCATAAGCCTGATCTGGTTATTCTTGGGGCTGGGTTATCTGACATACAGCCATTGGACAGCATGACAGAAGACCCGCAAAAGGTATTGCAGCTTGCGCAGGTGAATTATGCCACGCCCGTAGCTCTGGCCACAGCCGCGGCCCAGAATATGATTTCCAATGGAGGTGGGCATATTGCCCTTATTGGCTCGGTAGCCGGGTTTTACGAGCTACCGTGTTCTCCGGCCTATAGCAGTTCCAAATGTGGGTTGGATTTTTTTGCGCGTGCGGCTGGTCTGGCGTGGGGAGATAAAGGTGTAAGCCTCACGCTGATTGTGCCGGGCTTTATAGACACGCCCATGAGCCGCAGGCTGGAAGGGCCGCGCCCATTTCTGGTTTCAGCTAAAAGTGCTGCGCGCCGTATTATCCGCACCATTGCCAAAAGAAAGAAAGTTTATATTTTTCCGTGGCCGTTTAGGGTGCTTCGCGTTCTTGAGCGACTGCTGCCGCAATGCCTGCGTGAACGTATTTTACGCAGCCTGATTGTCGGCCAAAAAGAGCGACAATAA
- a CDS encoding DeoR/GlpR family DNA-binding transcription regulator, giving the protein MTQAVQQRRFRILKLVQQHGYATSEDLARELNVTVQTVRRDVNTMAAQGLLARHHGGASSLSPSENISYSDRQILNLREKEAIGRDAAQAIPNGASLFINIGTTTEAFAQSLRTHKALRVITNNIHVATLLAPAPECSLIITGGHVRLRDGGIVGPTAAAMIEQYRADFGVIGISGIDEDGTLLDFDADEINAAQAILRNARTVFLLADHTKFRRRPMARVGHITQVNAFYTDQPPPAGIRTLLKEHDVKLHIAQP; this is encoded by the coding sequence ATGACTCAGGCAGTGCAACAACGTCGGTTTCGTATTCTCAAGCTGGTGCAGCAGCATGGCTATGCAACCAGTGAAGATTTGGCACGTGAACTCAATGTTACGGTGCAAACCGTGCGGCGAGACGTTAACACCATGGCTGCACAGGGGCTTCTGGCACGTCATCATGGTGGAGCAAGCTCTCTTTCGCCTTCAGAAAATATTTCCTATTCCGATCGGCAGATCCTGAACCTGCGTGAAAAAGAAGCCATTGGGCGTGATGCCGCACAGGCTATTCCCAACGGGGCTTCGCTTTTCATCAACATTGGTACAACCACAGAAGCCTTTGCCCAGTCTCTCCGCACCCATAAGGCACTACGGGTTATTACCAACAATATTCATGTGGCAACGCTTCTGGCTCCCGCTCCTGAATGTAGCCTGATTATTACAGGCGGGCATGTGCGCCTGCGTGATGGTGGCATAGTCGGCCCCACAGCCGCCGCCATGATTGAGCAATACCGGGCAGATTTTGGCGTTATAGGCATTAGCGGCATAGATGAAGACGGCACATTGCTGGATTTTGATGCCGATGAAATTAACGCAGCGCAGGCTATCCTACGCAATGCGCGCACCGTTTTTTTATTAGCAGATCATACCAAATTCCGCCGCAGACCCATGGCACGCGTAGGGCACATTACTCAGGTTAACGCGTTTTATACCGATCAACCACCGCCAGCGGGCATTCGCACCCTGCTAAAAGAACATGATGTAAAACTGCATATTGCACAGCCATGA
- the glpK gene encoding glycerol kinase GlpK — protein sequence MNKQDCVLAIDQGTTSTRSIVFDRDAQELAAAREEFAQHYPKAGWVEHCPEDIWKDVVNTARTALEKSGAADRVAGIGITNQRETIVVWERATGKPIHRAIVWQDRRTANVCQKLRDEGAETLVRERTGLLIDPYFSATKLAWLLDNVPQARERAEKGELAFGTIDSFILWRLTGGKVHATDVTNASRTMLFDIHRQQWDEDLLRLFRVPAALLPEVKDSSCIYGETVPELFGRPIPIAGIAGDQQAAVVGQACFTPGMAKATYGTGCFLLLNTGDKPVTSRNRMLTTIAYRINGKTTYALEGSIFVAGAAIKWLRDGLHLITHASQTDDMATRVPDSHGVYMVPGFVGLGAPHWDPDARGLICGLTLDSSAAHIARAALESVAYQTLDLVTAMMQDGGGTTDSIRVDGGMSANDWYCQFLADMLQAKVERPRNVETTALGAGFLAGIATGVWDSEQTVASEWARGSLFEPKMENEQRRTMIAGWHQAVKRTLSTYTGN from the coding sequence ATGAATAAGCAAGACTGTGTCCTGGCTATTGATCAGGGAACGACATCAACACGCAGCATTGTCTTTGATCGTGATGCGCAGGAACTCGCCGCCGCCAGAGAGGAGTTTGCACAGCATTACCCCAAGGCTGGTTGGGTAGAACACTGCCCGGAAGATATCTGGAAAGATGTCGTTAACACCGCACGCACAGCGCTGGAAAAATCTGGCGCGGCAGATCGGGTGGCAGGCATTGGCATTACCAACCAGCGCGAAACCATTGTGGTATGGGAACGCGCCACAGGCAAGCCTATCCATCGCGCCATTGTTTGGCAGGATCGGCGCACAGCCAATGTATGCCAGAAACTGCGTGATGAAGGCGCAGAAACACTGGTGCGCGAACGCACCGGGCTTTTGATTGACCCATATTTTTCTGCCACCAAGCTGGCATGGCTGCTGGATAACGTACCTCAGGCCCGCGAGCGCGCAGAAAAAGGTGAACTGGCTTTTGGCACCATTGATTCCTTCATTCTGTGGCGCCTGACAGGCGGCAAGGTACATGCAACGGATGTCACCAACGCATCCCGCACCATGCTGTTTGATATCCATCGCCAACAGTGGGATGAAGACCTTCTGCGCCTTTTCCGCGTACCTGCGGCACTTCTGCCAGAAGTAAAAGATAGTAGCTGCATTTATGGTGAAACCGTGCCGGAACTGTTCGGTCGGCCCATTCCTATTGCAGGTATTGCAGGGGATCAGCAGGCCGCTGTAGTGGGGCAGGCATGTTTTACACCCGGCATGGCCAAGGCCACCTACGGTACGGGCTGCTTTTTGCTGCTGAATACGGGGGATAAACCCGTAACATCACGCAACCGCATGCTCACCACCATTGCCTATCGTATTAATGGCAAAACCACCTATGCGCTGGAAGGCTCCATTTTTGTGGCTGGTGCAGCCATCAAGTGGCTACGTGATGGGTTGCATCTGATCACCCATGCATCTCAAACCGATGATATGGCCACACGTGTGCCAGACAGCCACGGTGTTTACATGGTGCCGGGCTTTGTGGGCCTAGGCGCCCCGCATTGGGATCCGGACGCACGTGGGCTTATCTGCGGCCTTACGCTGGATTCAAGTGCTGCGCATATTGCCCGTGCAGCTTTGGAATCCGTGGCCTATCAGACGCTCGATCTGGTTACAGCCATGATGCAGGATGGCGGTGGCACCACAGATAGCATTCGCGTAGATGGCGGCATGTCTGCCAATGACTGGTACTGCCAGTTTCTTGCAGACATGCTGCAGGCCAAGGTGGAACGCCCACGCAACGTGGAAACCACTGCTCTGGGCGCAGGCTTTCTGGCAGGCATTGCAACAGGTGTGTGGGATAGCGAGCAGACTGTGGCTTCCGAATGGGCTCGGGGCTCTCTGTTTGAACCTAAAATGGAAAATGAACAGCGCCGCACCATGATTGCCGGATGGCATCAGGCGGTTAAGCGCACCCTTAGCACCTATACAGGCAACTGA
- a CDS encoding copper chaperone PCu(A)C, whose translation MKRSHFAVLFCAALSCSTYAVPRAWADNQPPLPVLPEQADAQKDITIFDTSLHLAPEGEPATVYFALSNASETAHLLTGVSSPVCQKLVGHHADQESTGGTRVLFTHLALPGNSTLVFPPGGYHLLCFGLSNNVRANQNVQFTFTFMGGSSKTVSIPVQDAGTDAESDHKPD comes from the coding sequence ATGAAACGCAGCCATTTTGCTGTTCTGTTCTGCGCAGCTCTTTCTTGTTCAACCTATGCCGTGCCGCGGGCATGGGCCGATAATCAGCCTCCTCTGCCCGTTTTGCCCGAGCAGGCGGATGCTCAAAAAGATATTACCATATTTGATACATCTCTGCATCTGGCACCGGAAGGAGAGCCTGCAACGGTTTATTTTGCTCTTTCCAATGCCAGTGAAACAGCGCACCTGCTTACGGGAGTAAGTTCCCCTGTGTGCCAGAAACTGGTCGGGCACCATGCCGATCAGGAAAGTACAGGGGGCACCCGAGTGCTGTTCACCCACCTTGCCCTACCGGGCAATTCCACACTGGTGTTTCCGCCGGGTGGATATCATCTGCTCTGCTTTGGGCTTTCTAACAATGTGCGCGCCAATCAGAATGTGCAGTTTACATTTACATTTATGGGTGGGTCTTCAAAAACTGTATCTATTCCTGTTCAGGATGCAGGCACAGATGCAGAAAGTGATCATAAACCAGACTGA
- the nrdR gene encoding transcriptional regulator NrdR, with protein sequence MRCPFCGNPDSQVKDSRPNEEGLAIRRRRACLSCGQRFTTVERVQLRELVVVKNDGRRAPFDREKIARSIRIALRKRPVSEEQIEQIVTGIVRQLEGNGETEVTSTRIGELAMDALKEVDGVGYVRFASVYRDFTEAKDFSEILNLMESGGAPAPGKD encoded by the coding sequence ATGCGTTGCCCTTTTTGCGGGAACCCAGATAGTCAGGTCAAGGACAGTCGCCCCAATGAGGAAGGGCTGGCCATTCGGCGGCGGCGTGCATGCCTGTCCTGCGGGCAGCGTTTTACCACAGTAGAACGCGTGCAACTGCGTGAACTGGTTGTGGTGAAAAACGATGGCAGGCGCGCCCCCTTTGACCGGGAAAAAATTGCACGCTCCATCCGCATTGCCCTGCGCAAACGCCCTGTTTCCGAAGAACAGATTGAGCAGATTGTAACCGGCATTGTGCGCCAGCTTGAAGGAAACGGGGAAACCGAGGTGACATCCACCCGCATTGGTGAACTGGCCATGGATGCCCTTAAGGAAGTGGATGGCGTTGGATATGTGCGGTTTGCAAGCGTGTACCGCGATTTTACGGAAGCCAAGGATTTTTCGGAAATTCTGAACCTTATGGAATCAGGTGGCGCACCAGCCCCCGGAAAAGACTAG